A genomic region of Prosthecobacter sp. contains the following coding sequences:
- a CDS encoding GNAT family N-acetyltransferase, translating to MLRLQNFHGPELEPHLDALGSLRITVFREFPYLYDGSLDYEREYLRTYLKSKSSLVVLAFDGDRVVGATTCLPMLDEGPEFQVAFVKAGYDLATICYFGESILLPEYRGQGIGKEFFARREAHVQALGMKLSTFCAVDRTAHHPLRPAGYRPLDDFWRSQGYVKHPELQATFVWKEIGEAAESPKTLTFWTKRAA from the coding sequence ATGCTTCGTCTCCAAAACTTCCACGGCCCCGAACTCGAACCGCATCTCGATGCGCTCGGCTCCCTGCGCATCACCGTGTTTCGCGAGTTCCCGTATCTCTACGACGGCAGCCTCGACTACGAACGCGAGTACCTGCGCACCTACCTGAAATCCAAGAGCAGTCTGGTCGTGCTGGCCTTCGACGGTGATCGTGTCGTCGGTGCCACCACCTGTCTGCCGATGCTGGATGAAGGCCCGGAGTTTCAGGTGGCCTTTGTGAAGGCCGGTTACGATCTCGCCACCATTTGCTACTTCGGCGAATCCATCCTGCTACCCGAGTATCGTGGTCAGGGCATCGGCAAGGAGTTCTTCGCTCGTCGTGAGGCCCATGTTCAAGCCTTGGGCATGAAACTCAGCACCTTCTGCGCTGTGGATCGCACCGCCCATCATCCGTTGCGTCCCGCAGGATACCGCCCGCTCGACGACTTCTGGCGCAGCCAAGGCTATGTGAAGCATCCCGAGTTGCAGGCCACGTTTGTGTGGAAGGAGATAGGTGAGGCGGCCGAATCACCGAAGACGCTGACGTTTTGGACGAAGAGGGCGGCGTGA
- a CDS encoding SufE family protein: MTLAEKQQSLIDDLNIIHDPHERLNAVVSRGASMKLDAAHKIEANLVPGCVSRVWLHGELVDGRTRFVCDAESPMVKGLAALLCELYTDSDPQEVVTIDPKVWEGCGFTKMLSPTRLNGLANMRKLIREMAERFA; encoded by the coding sequence ATGACCCTGGCAGAGAAACAGCAGTCGCTCATCGACGACCTGAACATCATCCACGATCCGCACGAGCGCCTGAACGCCGTCGTCTCACGCGGCGCGTCGATGAAACTGGATGCCGCGCACAAGATCGAGGCGAATCTCGTCCCCGGCTGCGTTTCCCGCGTCTGGTTGCACGGCGAACTCGTCGATGGTCGCACTCGTTTCGTCTGTGATGCCGAATCCCCGATGGTCAAAGGCCTCGCCGCGCTGTTGTGCGAACTCTACACCGATTCCGATCCGCAAGAGGTCGTCACCATCGATCCGAAAGTCTGGGAAGGCTGTGGTTTCACCAAAATGCTCTCGCCGACACGTTTGAACGGCCTCGCGAACATGCGGAAACTCATCCGCGAGATGGCGGAGCGGTTCGCTTGA
- a CDS encoding protein kinase — protein MSLPDIAGHELQDLVGSGRCGAVYRAVSANGKACAVKVFSSMAINRKALATAFRALQQMPHHRGVLPVESYSFDKTPYFCVMPLVGVMTKDSHGRRQWQTPTLESACNGLPPEQAWRHIYEVSDALAWLHKHGIPHGNLRPSNVLLEDDVESSIRLTDIAQGWVGGIHHLELTDHFVHLCPEQAENPDGVFAGYGPTWDVYSFGVLAYRLLNGILPRGAEMWESEIERARQQAAAGLAVQIDSNALLAAVKSQPKVVWPHPAQSKWDERRRNIIERALDLNPAARWADMREVVREFEVLEGDYLLEESREQTVRERQKQAKKVLTLQTAAISLLTIFVLSFIYAFVTLRRAQKAEKTIDNLGSNHKIEIDARENRIATLTTERDISRSAKAVADQNLQNSQNAVDQFLTQLLQTPTGNEMEAGFQKEQLNDALAYCMRGLPALEQSPTLGVERLRSYGNIGQLHLKLRNSVQAVTFLTKAREQALELISQGAGEGAQIALYQQWLGRYSLLLSDIRSREGRHADSLTLLKDATENLDKGLAADPKNRLARNECARAWLEYGLRTLRNGDVADSEQAMARVPAILDAKLIGHDLINDEKFILARAKFAKGISQRDAGKTEDALNTLIDSVKDMGELVLGSSPRNQDQALLLAEAYTELAELIGRHFSGADAREAHNQALPILLELNRLMPEWAEVKYFLSRTYGALASLARDAGSPSEASKKKQDAIELVNEILADDPTNARYGFLLAKLRGEYAELLADSGKTSGAIPIAKQAVESLEALITAQPPSEKLTPERRMWASQLAQLYGSLGHTSESAGKKTEAKAAFANAVAIWEKLAAAIANDEAIQAGLNWSKGRLAKIK, from the coding sequence ATGAGCCTGCCCGATATCGCCGGACATGAATTGCAGGACCTGGTCGGCAGCGGGAGGTGTGGGGCCGTTTATCGAGCGGTGTCCGCGAACGGCAAGGCCTGCGCGGTGAAAGTGTTCAGCTCGATGGCGATCAACCGCAAGGCTCTGGCCACCGCCTTCCGTGCCTTGCAGCAGATGCCGCATCATCGCGGGGTGCTGCCGGTGGAGAGCTACAGTTTTGACAAGACGCCCTACTTCTGCGTCATGCCGCTGGTCGGCGTGATGACGAAGGACAGCCACGGCCGCCGCCAATGGCAGACGCCCACGCTCGAGTCTGCCTGCAATGGATTGCCACCCGAGCAGGCCTGGCGGCATATTTACGAGGTGTCCGATGCGCTGGCCTGGCTGCACAAGCACGGCATTCCGCACGGTAACCTGCGTCCGTCCAACGTGCTGCTGGAGGACGATGTGGAGTCCTCGATCCGCCTCACTGACATCGCGCAGGGCTGGGTGGGCGGCATTCATCATCTCGAACTGACGGATCACTTCGTGCATCTCTGCCCGGAACAGGCGGAGAATCCGGATGGTGTGTTCGCGGGCTACGGGCCGACGTGGGATGTGTACAGTTTCGGCGTGCTGGCGTACCGTCTGCTCAATGGCATCCTGCCGCGTGGTGCGGAAATGTGGGAGAGCGAGATCGAGCGCGCCCGGCAGCAGGCCGCGGCGGGTCTTGCGGTGCAGATCGACAGCAATGCGCTGCTCGCTGCGGTCAAATCGCAGCCAAAGGTTGTCTGGCCGCATCCCGCGCAGTCGAAATGGGACGAGCGCCGCCGCAACATCATCGAACGCGCCCTCGATCTGAATCCCGCCGCGCGCTGGGCGGACATGCGCGAGGTCGTGCGCGAGTTCGAGGTGCTCGAAGGCGACTACCTGCTGGAAGAGTCACGTGAGCAGACCGTCCGCGAGCGTCAGAAGCAGGCGAAGAAGGTGCTCACGCTGCAAACGGCCGCCATCTCGTTGCTGACCATCTTTGTCCTCAGTTTCATCTACGCCTTCGTCACCTTGCGCCGGGCACAGAAGGCCGAGAAGACCATCGACAACCTCGGCTCGAATCACAAGATCGAGATCGACGCCCGCGAAAACCGCATCGCCACGCTGACGACCGAACGTGACATCTCGCGCAGTGCGAAGGCCGTGGCGGACCAGAATCTGCAAAACTCGCAGAACGCCGTGGACCAGTTCCTCACCCAGTTGCTGCAAACACCGACGGGCAACGAGATGGAGGCGGGATTTCAGAAGGAGCAGCTCAACGACGCGCTGGCCTACTGCATGCGCGGACTGCCGGCGCTGGAGCAATCGCCCACGCTCGGGGTCGAACGGCTGCGCTCGTATGGCAACATCGGCCAGCTTCACCTCAAGCTGCGTAACAGCGTGCAGGCGGTGACCTTCCTCACCAAGGCACGTGAGCAGGCCCTCGAATTGATCAGCCAGGGGGCCGGCGAAGGCGCGCAGATTGCACTCTACCAGCAGTGGCTGGGCCGTTACAGCCTGCTGCTCTCCGACATCCGCAGTCGTGAAGGACGCCACGCGGATTCACTCACGCTGCTGAAGGACGCCACGGAGAATCTCGACAAAGGCCTGGCCGCCGATCCGAAAAACCGCCTCGCGCGCAACGAATGCGCCCGTGCGTGGCTCGAATACGGCCTGCGCACCTTGCGCAACGGCGACGTGGCCGATTCCGAGCAGGCCATGGCACGCGTGCCGGCCATTCTTGATGCGAAGCTCATCGGGCACGACCTCATCAATGACGAAAAATTCATCCTTGCCCGTGCCAAGTTTGCCAAGGGCATCAGCCAGCGTGACGCGGGCAAGACCGAGGACGCGCTCAACACGCTCATCGATTCCGTGAAGGACATGGGCGAACTCGTGCTCGGCAGCAGTCCGCGCAACCAGGACCAGGCCCTTCTTCTCGCCGAGGCCTACACCGAGCTCGCCGAGTTGATCGGGCGTCATTTCAGCGGGGCTGATGCCAGGGAGGCGCACAACCAGGCCCTGCCCATCCTGCTCGAATTGAACCGGCTCATGCCCGAGTGGGCCGAGGTGAAGTACTTCCTCTCTCGCACTTACGGTGCCCTCGCCTCGCTCGCGCGCGATGCCGGCAGTCCGTCCGAAGCCAGCAAGAAGAAACAGGACGCCATCGAGCTGGTGAACGAAATCCTCGCGGATGACCCGACCAACGCGCGCTACGGCTTCCTGCTGGCCAAGCTGCGCGGTGAATACGCCGAACTGCTGGCCGACAGCGGCAAGACCAGCGGTGCCATTCCGATCGCGAAGCAGGCCGTGGAATCCCTTGAAGCGCTCATCACCGCGCAGCCGCCGTCAGAGAAGCTCACGCCGGAGCGCCGCATGTGGGCCAGCCAGCTCGCGCAGCTTTATGGCTCGCTCGGTCACACGAGCGAAAGCGCCGGAAAAAAAACCGAGGCCAAGGCCGCTTTCGCCAACGCCGTCGCCATCTGGGAAAAACTCGCCGCCGCCATCGCCAACGACGAGGCCATCCAGGCCGGTTTGAACTGGAGCAAGGGCCGTCTCGCGAAGATCAAATGA
- a CDS encoding YkgJ family cysteine cluster protein — protein MKNPKPDHRIEIEAIYAELERRPLPRTCEMRTGCCHFRLTGRTPLLTKGEALYSAQGVRASGRKTLKPHLDGACPLLGRDGRCTIYAHRPFGCRTHFCAEAGGMYPRKHVADLIQRLEALDERLGGDGSRPLEAAVSAVLAEK, from the coding sequence ATGAAAAACCCGAAGCCCGACCACCGCATCGAAATCGAGGCGATCTATGCCGAGCTGGAGCGCCGTCCCCTGCCCCGCACCTGCGAGATGCGCACCGGATGCTGCCACTTTCGCCTCACTGGCCGAACGCCGCTGCTCACCAAAGGGGAGGCGCTGTATTCGGCCCAAGGTGTGCGCGCCAGTGGTCGCAAGACGCTCAAACCGCACCTCGATGGTGCCTGTCCGCTGTTGGGTCGTGATGGCCGCTGCACCATCTATGCGCACCGCCCTTTCGGCTGCCGTACCCACTTCTGCGCCGAAGCCGGCGGCATGTACCCGCGCAAACACGTCGCTGATCTCATCCAGCGCCTCGAAGCCCTCGACGAACGACTCGGTGGCGACGGCTCACGCCCGCTGGAAGCGGCGGTCAGTGCTGTGCTGGCGGAGAAATGA
- a CDS encoding c-type cytochrome domain-containing protein, with translation MFLPRHTLLISFLCAVTAGAADFKKDIQPILEKNCYECHSEKNKKRKGGFVFDVLETFKLDIADNDVAQIRPGKPAESHFLEVIVNANHERHMPPDDQLSASDIKKITEWISEGASFDKDAPKLAVATTAPKKDLPPIMSWTNLEGKTIKAGFVRLEGENVVLRMPANAAEVPYPLAKLSAESQKLARDCAAP, from the coding sequence ATGTTTCTGCCTCGTCACACCCTGCTCATTTCGTTCCTTTGTGCCGTCACGGCGGGCGCCGCCGATTTCAAGAAGGACATCCAGCCGATCTTGGAGAAGAACTGCTACGAGTGCCACAGCGAGAAGAACAAAAAGCGGAAGGGGGGCTTCGTGTTTGACGTGCTGGAAACCTTCAAGCTCGACATCGCCGACAACGACGTGGCGCAGATCCGGCCCGGCAAGCCGGCGGAGAGCCACTTCTTGGAGGTCATCGTGAACGCGAATCACGAACGCCACATGCCGCCGGACGACCAGCTCTCGGCCAGTGACATCAAGAAGATCACGGAATGGATCTCGGAGGGCGCGAGTTTTGACAAGGACGCGCCCAAACTGGCCGTCGCCACGACCGCGCCGAAAAAAGACCTGCCGCCGATCATGAGCTGGACGAATTTGGAGGGCAAAACGATCAAGGCGGGCTTTGTGCGTCTGGAGGGCGAAAACGTCGTCCTGCGCATGCCGGCGAACGCCGCCGAGGTGCCGTATCCGCTGGCGAAGCTCTCTGCGGAGAGCCAGAAACTGGCGCGTGACTGTGCCGCGCCGTGA
- a CDS encoding RluA family pseudouridine synthase, with translation MPPQHTVTEAAELLPFLFENWPDMKRTRIKQWLKFGSVRVNDHSVTRHDHKLKPGDKITIKVGHAPQKAAPPMPSGLSIVHEDEAIIVLNKGSGWLTVATDSGNGRTAYAALTDHVRATDARNRVWIVHRLDRDTSGLIVFAKTEPYKRVLQQNWHRFDKTYLAIVEGVMKRDSGTLRCHLNEEFSLRVRSVPPGEDTREAITHFKVLKRTHNSTLVELKLETGRRHQLRVHLSDMGHPIVGDKPYGAKTDPARRLALHASELRFIHPATDEKMFFELPLPGVLAKLV, from the coding sequence ATGCCCCCCCAGCACACCGTTACTGAAGCCGCCGAACTCCTGCCCTTTCTCTTCGAGAACTGGCCCGACATGAAGCGCACCCGCATCAAGCAGTGGCTCAAATTCGGCAGCGTCCGCGTGAACGACCACTCCGTCACCCGACACGACCACAAGCTCAAGCCCGGCGACAAAATCACCATCAAGGTCGGGCACGCCCCGCAAAAGGCCGCCCCGCCCATGCCCTCCGGCCTCAGCATCGTGCATGAGGACGAGGCCATCATCGTGCTGAACAAAGGCTCCGGCTGGCTCACCGTCGCCACCGACTCCGGCAACGGCCGCACCGCCTACGCCGCCCTCACCGATCACGTCCGCGCCACCGACGCCCGCAACCGCGTCTGGATCGTCCACCGCCTCGACCGCGACACCTCCGGCCTCATCGTTTTTGCCAAGACCGAGCCCTACAAGCGCGTGCTCCAGCAGAACTGGCATCGCTTCGACAAAACCTACCTCGCCATCGTCGAAGGGGTCATGAAACGCGATTCCGGCACCCTGCGCTGCCACCTCAACGAAGAATTCTCCCTCCGCGTCCGCAGCGTCCCGCCCGGCGAAGACACCCGCGAGGCCATCACCCACTTCAAGGTGCTCAAACGTACGCACAACTCGACGCTCGTCGAGTTGAAGCTCGAAACCGGCCGCCGCCACCAACTCCGCGTCCACCTCTCCGACATGGGCCACCCCATCGTCGGCGACAAGCCCTACGGTGCCAAAACCGACCCCGCCAGACGCCTCGCCCTCCACGCCAGCGAACTGCGCTTCATCCATCCTGCGACCGATGAAAAAATGTTCTTCGAGCTGCCGCTGCCGGGCGTGCTCGCGAAGCTGGTGTGA
- a CDS encoding PQQ-binding-like beta-propeller repeat protein: MKILIFSLLALTTVTQAADWPIWRGPNHDGISAEKLAGTEVKKLWNAQIGIGFASFTVADGRVYTTGHANDKDTVFCFDAVSGKQVWKQVYAADLGDKYYEGGTSATPTIEDGKAYHLSRWGDLFCFDAATGKIVWQKNIQKETEADIPDWGFAGSPLVSGKLLILNVGKAGTAVEKTTGKLVWKSDTANAGYSTPYPINVNGKAQVVLGSGRAYKGVDPTNGTVLWEHTWSTSYGVNAADPILSGTKLFISSGYNKGCALLDLASAQPTEVWRSRVMKNQFNSSVLIEGHLYGSDGDEGKTASLKCIDFATGTEKWSEASTGFCSLMAADGKLLIVTAKGELIIAKANPAKFEPISRTQVLTGRCWSAPVLANGRIYARNATGQMVCLGVN, translated from the coding sequence ATGAAAATACTGATCTTTTCTCTCCTCGCCCTCACGACCGTCACCCAAGCCGCTGACTGGCCGATCTGGCGCGGGCCAAATCACGACGGCATTTCGGCAGAGAAGCTGGCCGGAACAGAAGTGAAGAAGCTCTGGAACGCGCAGATCGGCATCGGCTTCGCCTCGTTCACCGTCGCGGATGGACGCGTTTACACGACGGGACATGCGAATGACAAGGACACCGTGTTCTGCTTCGACGCAGTCAGTGGCAAACAGGTGTGGAAGCAGGTGTATGCCGCCGATCTGGGCGACAAGTATTACGAAGGCGGCACCTCGGCCACACCGACGATTGAAGACGGCAAGGCGTATCATTTGAGCCGCTGGGGCGATCTGTTCTGCTTCGACGCGGCCACAGGAAAGATCGTGTGGCAGAAGAACATCCAGAAGGAAACGGAGGCGGATATTCCTGACTGGGGTTTCGCGGGTTCGCCGCTCGTTTCCGGCAAGCTGCTCATCCTGAACGTCGGCAAAGCGGGCACGGCGGTCGAAAAAACCACCGGCAAGCTGGTTTGGAAATCAGACACGGCCAATGCAGGCTACTCCACGCCCTACCCGATCAATGTGAATGGCAAAGCACAGGTCGTGCTGGGCTCCGGACGCGCTTACAAGGGCGTCGATCCCACCAACGGCACCGTGTTGTGGGAGCACACCTGGTCCACCAGCTACGGCGTGAACGCGGCGGACCCGATCCTCAGCGGCACGAAGCTCTTCATCTCCTCTGGCTACAACAAAGGCTGCGCCCTGCTCGATCTCGCCTCCGCACAACCCACCGAAGTCTGGCGCAGCCGGGTGATGAAGAATCAATTCAACTCCTCCGTGCTGATCGAGGGCCATCTCTACGGCAGCGATGGCGATGAGGGCAAAACCGCGTCGCTCAAATGCATCGACTTCGCCACCGGCACGGAAAAGTGGAGCGAGGCCAGCACCGGCTTCTGCTCGCTCATGGCGGCGGATGGCAAACTCCTCATCGTCACCGCCAAGGGCGAATTGATCATCGCCAAGGCCAATCCGGCCAAGTTCGAGCCCATTTCCCGCACCCAAGTGCTCACCGGGCGCTGCTGGAGCGCTCCCGTTCTGGCGAATGGCCGCATCTACGCACGCAACGCGACGGGCCAGATGGTGTGCCTGGGCGTCAATTGA
- a CDS encoding 1-acyl-sn-glycerol-3-phosphate acyltransferase: protein MQQLIIDKPYRFIPSRNSRFWSALVHLWLPGHLRKAYGIESCECVGAERLRDSLNAGHGVLLAANHCRPGDPMVIARSLRPHVRCDFSTMASWHIFHQSRMQSFLLPRMGGFSMYREGMDRESLNHATQILGEARRPLVVFPEGFITRSNDHLANLMDGVAFMARLGAKMAAKIDPKRKVVIHPTFLRYFFEGDLESTLRPVLKDIETKLTWQPQTHLSMRERIAKLGEALLSLKEIEYLGATRSGSLAERVGTLIDHLLSPLEARWLKAPRRDKDTMERIKALRTAIVPDLHDETLSEADKTARWRQLADLYLVQQLHCYPGSYLDTSESPERLLETVERFEEDLTDVARPHPPMRAVVMIGEAIEVSPERPRGVPADPVTLEIRQRLESLMAQSLSHRKS from the coding sequence ATGCAACAGCTCATCATCGACAAGCCCTATCGTTTCATTCCTTCCCGCAACAGCCGCTTCTGGAGCGCGCTGGTTCATCTCTGGCTGCCGGGGCATCTGCGAAAGGCCTATGGCATCGAATCCTGCGAATGCGTCGGCGCGGAGCGGCTGCGAGACTCGCTGAACGCAGGTCATGGCGTGCTGCTGGCGGCGAATCACTGCCGGCCCGGTGACCCGATGGTGATCGCACGCAGCCTGCGGCCGCATGTGCGCTGCGATTTCAGCACGATGGCGAGCTGGCATATTTTTCATCAGAGCCGCATGCAGTCGTTCCTGCTGCCGCGCATGGGCGGATTCAGCATGTATCGCGAAGGGATGGACCGCGAGTCGTTGAATCATGCCACGCAGATTCTTGGCGAGGCACGGCGACCGCTGGTCGTGTTTCCCGAAGGCTTCATCACGCGCAGCAACGATCATCTGGCGAACCTGATGGACGGTGTGGCCTTCATGGCGCGGCTGGGAGCCAAAATGGCGGCAAAGATCGACCCGAAACGCAAGGTGGTGATTCATCCGACCTTCCTGCGCTATTTCTTCGAGGGCGATCTCGAATCAACACTGCGCCCGGTGCTCAAGGACATCGAAACGAAGCTCACCTGGCAGCCGCAAACGCATCTTTCCATGCGGGAACGTATCGCGAAACTCGGTGAGGCGCTGCTGTCGCTCAAAGAGATCGAGTATCTCGGCGCCACCCGCAGCGGATCGCTGGCGGAGCGTGTTGGGACGTTGATCGACCATCTGCTTTCACCGTTGGAAGCACGCTGGCTCAAAGCTCCGCGTCGTGACAAAGACACCATGGAGCGCATCAAGGCGCTGCGCACCGCCATCGTGCCTGATCTGCACGACGAAACTCTCTCCGAGGCCGATAAAACCGCGCGCTGGCGGCAACTGGCCGATCTCTACCTCGTGCAGCAGCTGCACTGCTATCCTGGCAGCTATCTCGACACCTCGGAGTCGCCGGAACGCCTGCTGGAAACGGTCGAGCGTTTTGAAGAAGACCTGACCGATGTGGCACGTCCGCATCCACCGATGCGAGCCGTCGTGATGATCGGCGAAGCGATTGAAGTCTCACCCGAACGGCCACGCGGCGTGCCTGCCGATCCCGTCACGCTCGAAATCCGCCAGCGTCTCGAATCGCTCATGGCCCAATCCCTCTCCCATCGCAAATCATGA
- a CDS encoding phosphatase PAP2-related protein: MNLTTILIRIGVVALALGAWHWTQILIARKSTPRHGLGDLVHDLTARWHGWLSVNDLAANRLLIVSSFFIDVLALSVIALAVFGGSFAPFVALLILFGLRQLSQAICTLPPPPGMIWRHPGSPSLLVTYEVGNDFFFSGHTALAVLGALELAHVGPLWLGITVAVIAVGEMATVLVLRAHYTLDVIAGAAVAFFAYHIAGNVSPAIDAWLR, encoded by the coding sequence ATGAACCTCACCACCATCCTCATCCGCATCGGCGTCGTCGCGCTGGCGCTCGGCGCCTGGCATTGGACGCAAATCCTCATCGCCCGCAAAAGCACACCGCGTCACGGCCTCGGCGATCTCGTTCACGATCTCACCGCCCGCTGGCATGGCTGGCTCAGCGTGAATGATCTTGCGGCGAACCGGCTGCTCATCGTGAGCTCGTTTTTCATCGACGTGCTGGCGCTGTCTGTCATCGCGCTGGCGGTGTTTGGCGGCAGCTTCGCGCCGTTCGTTGCGCTGCTCATTCTGTTTGGCCTGCGGCAGCTTTCACAGGCCATCTGCACGCTGCCGCCGCCTCCCGGCATGATCTGGCGGCATCCGGGCAGCCCTTCACTGCTGGTGACGTATGAGGTGGGGAATGACTTCTTTTTCTCCGGCCACACGGCGCTGGCCGTGCTCGGCGCGCTGGAACTCGCGCACGTCGGCCCGCTGTGGCTTGGCATCACCGTCGCCGTGATCGCGGTAGGTGAAATGGCCACGGTTCTGGTGCTGCGGGCGCATTACACGCTGGACGTGATCGCCGGGGCTGCGGTAGCCTTCTTTGCCTATCACATCGCGGGCAATGTCTCGCCTGCGATTGATGCCTGGCTGCGTTGA
- a CDS encoding MFS transporter, translating to MNPSPSPITETHWKRGFWCLMGTQFQGAFSDNVLKWLVIYLVIAQKMPKEQLDSLVSDSGMYFAIPFLLLSMFGGWMADRFSKRHVMIGVKTMEIGIMVFATYALASGKMGLQLASICLMGVHSAFFAASKYGSLPEVVPPKKLSWANGVIEMLTFLAAIFGTLAAAWLAESFAGKPAWSGGILLVLATIGWLMSLGITRVPAASPHKPLRINFLGDLWREFRWMRTDRDLWRANLGNTGFFFIAVLLQMNLVLYAEQVMHIKPMENSALQVALAIGMAAGSLLAGKLSGDHVEYGLIPLGAFLMAAMGFALGIEDISKSIFTVCLTLLGIGGGMFIVPLAAVLQHRPPADRKGSVQGAASWLSWVGISAAALLQKELNIRLGWTPGDIFWFCGACAVVAGVYVTMSRPTALPALLKRWSHGRLDTGHG from the coding sequence ATGAACCCTTCTCCCTCCCCGATCACCGAAACCCACTGGAAGCGCGGCTTCTGGTGCCTGATGGGCACGCAATTCCAAGGAGCGTTTTCCGACAACGTGCTCAAGTGGCTGGTCATCTACCTCGTCATTGCGCAGAAGATGCCGAAGGAGCAGCTCGACAGCCTGGTGTCTGACTCGGGCATGTACTTTGCGATCCCGTTCCTGCTGCTCTCGATGTTTGGCGGCTGGATGGCGGACCGTTTCAGCAAACGGCATGTGATGATCGGCGTGAAGACGATGGAGATCGGCATCATGGTCTTCGCCACCTATGCGCTGGCCTCGGGCAAGATGGGACTGCAACTCGCCAGCATCTGCCTCATGGGCGTTCATAGCGCCTTCTTCGCCGCGTCGAAATATGGCTCGCTGCCTGAGGTCGTCCCGCCAAAGAAACTCTCGTGGGCCAATGGCGTGATCGAGATGCTCACCTTTCTCGCGGCGATCTTCGGCACGCTGGCCGCCGCGTGGCTGGCGGAGAGCTTTGCGGGCAAGCCGGCGTGGTCAGGCGGCATTCTGCTCGTCCTGGCGACTATCGGCTGGCTGATGAGCCTGGGCATCACGCGTGTTCCTGCCGCGAGTCCTCACAAACCGCTGCGCATCAACTTCCTCGGCGATTTGTGGCGTGAATTCCGCTGGATGCGCACGGATCGCGACCTGTGGCGTGCGAATCTCGGCAACACAGGGTTCTTTTTTATCGCCGTGCTGTTGCAGATGAACCTCGTTCTCTACGCGGAGCAGGTCATGCACATCAAGCCGATGGAAAACAGCGCCTTGCAGGTCGCGCTCGCCATCGGCATGGCCGCTGGCAGTCTGCTGGCGGGCAAATTGAGCGGCGATCACGTCGAGTATGGCCTCATCCCGCTCGGTGCCTTCCTCATGGCCGCGATGGGCTTCGCACTCGGCATCGAGGACATTTCCAAGTCAATTTTTACCGTCTGCCTCACTCTGCTGGGCATCGGCGGCGGCATGTTCATCGTGCCGCTGGCTGCGGTGCTTCAACATCGTCCACCGGCAGATCGCAAAGGCTCGGTGCAGGGCGCGGCTTCGTGGTTGTCATGGGTGGGCATCAGCGCGGCGGCCTTGCTGCAAAAGGAACTGAACATCCGTCTCGGCTGGACGCCCGGAGACATTTTCTGGTTCTGCGGAGCCTGCGCGGTGGTGGCGGGCGTCTATGTGACGATGTCGCGACCGACGGCACTGCCTGCGTTGCTCAAACGCTGGTCGCATGGCAGGCTGGATACCGGACATGGCTGA